A window from Sesamum indicum cultivar Zhongzhi No. 13 unplaced genomic scaffold, S_indicum_v1.0 scaffold00179, whole genome shotgun sequence encodes these proteins:
- the LOC105179618 gene encoding uncharacterized protein LOC105179618, which yields MLNIAIWNVRGLNKRDHQLALKDLVSEYRLHFMGILETRVRINNAMHIQSFLLPHWKWFVDYASVGNRIWVAWDKNEVDIHILEVGNQFMHCRVTNRADSEPIIITVVYGASEIADRRSLWSTLDILARQCTDDPWLVGGNFNAVRDMNEVCGASGDIRMAIEELNASIQVAGLLPLPMQGEWYTWHNYSTSPWSLWKRLDRMVINDRWLARFPSSCYHSLMPRTSDHSPLVIHGDRQHQTRGMFRFDNYLTLSPEFIPNVQNIWNHTVIGVPIFAVTRKLKALKLVFRQQRRKKGDLTLNVHLAKGFLDEAQHLVSLDRQNEAFLQLEHCCRLVYAKARRVARRIVQINDDNGATHTDPGEITNKFVRYYQNLLGGSRRQLPMDIRFLRPWARHILTTEEADQLILAFSPEDVKQAVFDIAADKAPGPDGFSSGFFKVAWSVVGHEVTTAVLDFFSTGKLLKQVNSTLLALIPKVHTPMTVGDFRPISCCNVLYKIITKLIVQCLSMVLDKIISPCQGAFIPGRSIGDNIMLAQELFTGYNQARLPPRCALKVDIRKAYDTVEWDFLLAVLQLFGFPIMFTRWIEECVTMTSISIGLNGNPHGFFTRARGLRQGDPLSPYLFVLVMEVLHLGFLQLIEQDRQFKYHWKCEPAKVFQLGFADDLLLFSRADLASINVLKMGLDRLSISDCQPLLLKIDARINGWEGLSLSYAGRIQIIKSVLSALSLYWASAFILPKAVIKQIAKRLRTFMWKGNSTSGYAKVAWKDVCKPIMEGGQGIKDIGILNRALMAKKLCDHGRLRDTSIWTVDEKGESRGWRKLLRLRTSIQPMTEFTIGDGRTFYPWKNPWHHLGPLISRFPRAPSLIGLGISTKLQVVIDEGQWQRPFISDMECMEIIYNLPQIHGGEDRIKWRFPEGRPTRQALYRLFRPPGPKVGWTSLLSGSLKIPRHTFILWLAIQEKLPTTDKTWLNHLGGILCDDDNAETHTHLFFRCGFSRSCLAAVRQQIRFAWPNHEWARDVEWASRKWRGKHIVNVAYRALLGACIYHIWRERNLRRFEQTHRPANVLAICILDDIRQRILSNNLSWSISTYALYRLWRIP from the exons ATGTTGAATATCGCGATATGGAACGTCCGGGggctgaataagagagaccatcagctcgcattaaaggaccttgTCTCTGAATATAGGTTACATTTTATGGGCATATTAGAAACTCGCGTTCGTATTAACAATGCCATGCATATTCAATCctttttgcttcctcattggaaatggtttgtggattatgcaTCTGTGGGTAATCGTATATGGGTTGCGTGGGACAAGAATGAAGTTGATATTCATATCCTTGAAGTGGGGAATCAATTTATGCACTGTCGTGTCACTAACAGGGCTGATAGTGAACCTATCATTatcactgttgtttatggAGCCTCTGAGATTGCAGACCGTCGGAGCTTATGGAGTACATTGGATATACTGGCTCGACAGTGCACAGATGATCCGTGGCTGGTGGGAGGCAATTTCAATGCAGTCCGAGATatgaatgaggtgtgtggagCTTCGGGTGATATTAGGATGGCCATAGAAGAACTCAATGCTAGTATTCAGGTGGCCGGGTTATTGCCATTGCCTatgcagggagaatggtaTACTTGGCATAATTACAGTACAAGCCCATGGAGTCTGTGGAAGAGATTGGATCGGATGGTCATTAACGATAGGTGGCTTGCGAGATTTCCTTCATCGTGCTATCACAGCCTTATGCCGCGGACTTCTGACCATTCGCCACTAGTAATTCATGGGGACAGGCAGCATCAAACCAGAGGTATGTTTCGTTTTGACAACTACCTAACTCTCTCACCTGAATTTATCCCCAACGTGCAGAATATTTGGAATCATACAGTCATTGGGGTTCCTATATTTGCGGTAACACGTAAACTTAAAGCCTTGAAACTAGTCTTTAGACAAcaaaggaggaaaaagggaGATTTGACACTTAATGTTCACCTAGCCAAAGGATTTCTTGACGAGGCACAACACTTGGTGAGCCTagatagacagaatgaggcCTTTTTACAACTGGAACACTGCTGTCGCCTTGTATATGCAAAAGCG AGAAGAGTGGCGAGGAGGATAgtgcagatcaatgatgataATGGGGCCACCCACACGGATCCAGGAGAGATTACCAATAAATTTGTCCGTTACTACCAAAACCTCTTAGGTGGTAGCAGACGACAACTACCGATGGATATTCGCTTTCTTAGACCGTGGGCACGACATATACTTACTACTGAGGAGGCAGACCAATTAATATTGGCGTTCAGCCCGGAAGATGTGAAGCAGGcagtatttgacattgcagcggacaaggcaccgggacctgatgggTTCTCctcaggattctttaaagtaGCCTGGTCAGTAGTGGGACACGAAGTTACAACGGCTGTACTGGACTTCTTTAGTACCGGGAAACTGCTTAAGCAAGTCAACTCTACACTTTTGGCTctaatcccaaaggtacatactCCTATGACAGTTGGTGACTTTAGACCTATATCGTGCTGTAAtgtattatacaaaattattacaaagcTAATTGTCCAATGTTTGAGTATGGTTCTGGACAAGATAATTAGCCCATGTCAGGGAGCATTCATCCCAGGAcgtagcattggggacaatataATGTTGGCACAGGAATTGTTCACGGGCTATAACCAGGCGAGACTCCCCCCTCGTTGTGCACTCAAAGTTGATATAaggaaggcctatgacacggtggagtgggatttcctactAGCGGTCTTGCAGCTATTTGGTTTCCCAATTATGTTTACAAGATGGATTGAGGAATGTGTAACAATGACTTCAATCTCgattgggctcaatggaaaccctcatgggttctttacACGAGCTCGAGGTttaagacagggagaccctcttTCTCCCTATCTCTTTGTTCTTGTAATGGAAGTCCTACATTTGGGATTTTTACAACTCATTGAGCAGGATAGGCAATTCAAAtatcattggaaatgtgagccggccAAAGTATTCCAATTGGGATTCGCAGATGACCTCCTGCTCTTCAGTAGAGCTGACTTGGCATCAATCAATGTCCTCAAGATGGGTTTGGACAG ATTATCCATATCAGACTGTCAAccacttttattgaaaattgatgcacgcATTAATGGATGGGAGGGACTTTCATTATCTTATGCTGGACgcatacaaatcattaaatctgttTTATCAGCACTGAGCTTGTACTGGGCATCTGCATTTATATTACCAAAGGCTGTTATCAAACAAATTGCGAAACGCCTTAGAACATTTATGTGGAAAGGCAATTCTACATCAGGCTATGCCAAGGTggcgtggaaggatgtgtgCAAACCGATTATGGAAGGAGGGCAGGGAATTAAGGATATCGGAATCCTTAATCGTGCGTTAATGgcaaagaagttatgtgat CATGGGCGACTacgagacacctccatttggacgGTTGACGAGAAGGGAGAATCACGGGGATGGCGCAAGCTGCTCCGGCTTCGCACCTCCATCCAACCTATGACGGAGTTTActattggagatgggaggactTTTTATCCGTGGAAGAACCCAtggcaccacttgggcccaCTTATCTCTAGATTCCCACGGGCACCGAGCCTTATTGGACTTGGGATTTCCACCAAGCTCCAAGTAGTCATTGATGAGGGGCAATGGCAGCGGCCTTTTATTTCTGATATGGAATGTATGGAAATCATTTATAATCTGCCTCAgatccatggaggggaggataGGATCAAATGGCGGTTTCCAGAGGGACGACCCACCAGACAAGCCCTGTATCGTCTATTCCgtccacctggaccgaaagtaggttggacttcactactttcgggttcctTGAAGATCCCCAGACATACTTTCATTCTATGGTTAGCCATTCAGGAAAAGCTACCGACGACAGACAAAACATGGTTAAATCATTTGGGTGGCATCCTTTGTGACGATGATAATgcggagacacacactcacttGTTCTTCCGATGTGGATTCAGTAGAAGTTGCCTTGCAGCTGTTCGTCAACAGATCcgatttgcttggcccaatcATGAATGGGCAAGagatgtggaatgggcatcgaggaagtggaggggaaaACACATAGTTAATGTAGCatatcgagcattacttggtgcatgcatataccatatttgGCGAGAGAGAAAtctgagacgatttgagcagaCCCATCGGCCGGCAAATGTATTGGCTATTTGTATCTTAGATGACATTAGACAGAGGATACTTAGTAATAATCTTTCATGGTCAATTAGTACATATGCGctatatagactgtggcgcATCCCTTGA